Proteins encoded together in one Megalops cyprinoides isolate fMegCyp1 chromosome 20, fMegCyp1.pri, whole genome shotgun sequence window:
- the LOC118795881 gene encoding AP2-interacting clathrin-endocytosis protein-like, translated as MKSDGLGGPTQTASTTPGDGEAGGAKNGKDKSKVAKPGEKSTPAKTRMAARDKPELNGVAKAEVPGVRRENPAAGGATVNGIRGSPTGKDRKPNSGTRPKAHATPTAQPKPAKPQKSTSGKDPSQGPDGPAPQPSLSASTSGSASPENSTSSPRNSTPGHRPKTAAKAVTRSPVTKNPQKPDPTKTNSTTNKTNAKEPSKAKPPAAGRSATGTPGSRADPKGRSTPVTALGDNHAGSARKPASPRKEDSKDSPKATLGDRPAGDAAKKKVTKATPTTGTDAKTSTKSTKSVSGPSKPAPLSGAKSVLKQKSTPESPTAKGSPKSAGTEKQPPSGSKKPAAKIKSNQKSQAVKSSGPEHGVSGRVSEEMSKDRKDGAEHGGSRAEKPSPHIPDLSTAQQDPHDNGSVLAGPEEQQGQPQAHSPAPAQSNGISESPARSDSPGPTEGATGRQTPGGTIPSRICSGRGLGSPNSPKDVDLLGTAGSQEGSETPLEDSWSVPHQQGSPESETGSAATTSSDDIKPRSEDYDAGGSQDDDGSNDRGISKCGTVLCHDFLGRSSSDTSTPEELKMYDAGLRAELRLRARDMADPFHGHSTSEEEAGRRQRPRSWLRHDDAPVEEEPGEEETTSAVKNVPNHQLFSSDEEEEEEEEETEDERSEAEIPGDAPLPPADPSPHQFQGIVNLAFEDIGEQENELPGYKSASNFRRSILLSVDECEELASEEAGGQTPPQQPSDHPTPSEVFDGAPNDLQAKQDWLNDAPPIKGTVSGGREDVYMDGWGEEGESKDGLTRRGIQEEPSAVTAGDLLPDHDTSDLRPQERPCHLDLQHTEQYSEGGPLRKPLAEPVDDRKDFHLDLHERQQAGSSPVPTAHLAPSPAGDLGTDDCDRLDQTCTYDRRPSKTLSPIYEKDTGAAFERAADADTCVSVHREQPPGEMEIEAGEDDGYDDNSRFAERDWILLRQLLSDQESSLGIINCVPEDLNLAQYLIKQTLVLSRDCLKAQARLPHEQEPFKRWAELISPLEDSTPSITVTSYSPEDAASPQGEWTIVELETHH; from the exons ATGAAGTCCGACGGGCTGGGGGGACCCACGCAAACCGCCAGCACTACGCCCGGGGACGGCGAAGCGGGCGGGGCCAAAAACGGCAAAGACAAGAGCAAGGTAGCCAAGCCCGGGGAGAAGAGCACCCCAGCCAAGACCAGGATGGCAGCCAGGGACAAGCCGGAGCTGAATGGCGTGGCGAAAGCCGAGGTCCCGGGGGTGAGGCGGGAGAATCCAGCCGCCGGCGGCGCCACTGTGAATGGAATCCGGGGCTCCCCCACTGGCAAAGACAGGAAGCCCAACTCAGGCACCCGGCCCAAGGCCCACGCCACCCCCACGGCCCAGCCCAAGCCTGCTAAACCTCAGAAGAGCACCTCGGGGAAGGACCCCTCGCAGGGCCCCGacggccccgccccccagccctcTCTCAGCGCCTCCACCTCCGGCAGCGCCTCCCCCGaaaacagcaccagcagccCCCGCAACTCCACCCCAG GCCACAGGCCAAAGACTGCAGCCAAGGCAGTGACCAGATCTCCTGTGACCAAGAACCCTCAGAAACCCGATCCTACCAAGACTAACAG caccacaaacaaaacaaacgcGAAGGAGCCCAGCAAGGCCAAGCCCCCAGCGGCAGGCAGGTCAGCAACGGGGACGCCTGGGTCCAGGGCCGACCCAAAAGGGAGAAGCACACCCGTCACCGCCCTGGGAGATAATCACG CTGGGAGTGCACGGAAACCAGCTTCCCCCAGGAAAGAGGACAGCAAGGACAGCCCTAAGGCCACATTGGGGGACAGACCAGCTGGCGATGCTGCCAAGAAGAAGGTCACCAAGGCCACGCCCACCACAGGAACAGATGCCAAAACCAGTACCAAATCAACAAAGTCTGTCTCGGGACCCTCCAAGCCAGCACCCCTCTCTGGAGCCAAAAGCgttctgaaacagaaaagtaCCCCCGAGTCACCCACGGCGAAGGGTTCCCCTAAATCAGCAGGAACGGAGAAACAACCTCCCAGTGGATCAAAGAAGCCAGCAGCTAAAATAAAGTCCAATCAGAAGAGCCAAGCAGTTAAGAGTAGTGGACCTGAACATGGTGTTTCTGGACGTGTCTCAGAGGAGATGTCAAAAGACCGGAAGGATGGAGCAGAGCATGGTGGGAGTAGAGCTGAAAAGCCTTCACCCCACATCCCTGacctcagcacagcacagcaggaccCTCATGACAATGGAAGCGTTTTAGCTGGgccagaggagcagcagggccagCCTCAGGCCCACAGTCCAGCACCAGCACAGAGCAACGGCATTTCAGAGAGCCCAGCCCGCAGTGACTCACCCGGGCCAACAGAGGGAGCCACTGGGAGACAGACACCAGGTGGCACCATCCCGTCCCGCATCTGCAGTGGCCGTGGGCTTGGATCACCGAATTCGCCCAAAGACGTGGACCTGCTGGGGACGGCGGGCAGCCAGGAGGGCTCAGAGACGCCCCTGGAGGACTCATGGAGCGTACCCCACCAGCAGGGCAGCCCCGAGTCAGAGACAGGCAGCGCCGCCACCACCTCCTCGGATGACATCAAGCCCCGCTCGGAGGACTACGACGCAGGTGGCTCGCAGGATGACGACGGCTCCAACGACCGCGGCATCTCCAAGTGCGGCACCGTGCTCTGCCATGACTTCCTGGGCCGCAGCAGCAGCGACACCAGCACCCCGGAGGAGCTGAAGATGTACGACGCGGGGCTGCGGGCGGAACTGCGTCTGAGGGCGCGGGACATGGCCGACCCTTTCCACGGACACTCCACCAGCGAGGAGGAGGCCGGCCGCCGCCAGCGGCCGCGGTCCTGGCTGCGCCATGACGACGCCCCCGTGGAGGAGGAGCcgggagaggaggagaccaCCTCCGCGGTCAAGAACGTCCCCAACCACCAGCTCTTCTCTtctgatgaggaagaggaggaggaggaagaggagacgGAGGACGAGAGGTCAGAGGCAGAGATCCCCGGGGATGCCCCGCTCCCGCCggctgacccctccccccaccagtTCCAGGGCATCGTCAACCTGGCCTTCGAGGACATCGGCGAGCAGGAGAACGAGCTGCCGGGCTACAAGTCCGCCTCCAACTTCCGCCGCTCCATCCTGCTTTCGGTGGACGAGTGCGAGGAGCTGGCGTCCGAGGAGGCGGGGGGGCAGACCCCCCCGCAACAACCCAGCGACCACCCCACGCCCAGTGAGGTCTTCGACGGTGCCCCCAATGACCTCCAGGCAAAGCAAGACTGGCTCAACGACGCCCCACCAATCAAAGGAACCGTGTCTGGGGGCAGGGAGGACGTCTACATggatgggtggggggaggagggggaatcCAAGGACGGCCTGACCCGGAGGGGCATCCAGGAGGAGCCGAGCGCAGTCACGGCCGGCGACCTGCTCCCCGACCACGACACTAGTGACCTACGACCTCAGGAGAGGCCCTGCCACCTGGACCTCCAGCACACCGAGCAATACTCCGAAGGCGGGCCTCTGAGGAAGCCCCTGGCCGAACCCGTGGACGACAGGAAGGACTTTCACCTGGACTTGCATGAGCGTCAGCAGGCAGGGAGCTCTCCTGTACCCACTGCCCACCTCGCACCTTCCCCTGCAG GGGACTTGGGAACTGATGATTGTGACAGATTGGATCAAACCTGCACATATGACCGTCGCCCGTCCAAAACCCTCTCTCCCATTTACGAGAAGGACACGGGAGCAGCCTTTGAGCGGGCCGCGGATGCAGACACGTGCGTTTCGGTGCACCGGGAGCAGCCGCCGGGGGAGATGGAAATCGAGGCCGGGGAGGACGACGGCTACGATGACAACAGCCGGTTCGCGGAGCGGGACTGGATTCTGCTGCGGCAGCTGCTCTCGGACCAGGAGAGCAGCCTCGGCATCATAAACTGCGTGCCTGAGGACCTGAACCTGGCGCAGTACCTCATCAAGCAGACGCTGGTGCTGTCCCGCGACTGTCTCAAGGCGCAAGCGAGGCTGCCCCACGAGCAGGAGCCCTTCAAGCGGTGGGCTGAGCTGATCTCCCCGCTGGAGGACTCCACCCCCAGCATCACCGTCACCAGCTACTCCCCTGAGGACGCCGCCTCGCCCCAGGGCGAGTGGACCATCGTGGAACTGGAAACGCACCACTGA